The segment ATCCTTTTCTCCCAGGCTGGCGACACCACCCAGCCGGTTTTGACCTGGGAGCCACAGATGCCAGGGTGGGGAGATACGGTGACCATCCTCTATCACCACACTGCACCCCAGGCCCAATTTAAAGGGTTGACCCCTTTGTGGATTAAATTCACTGAAGGCGGACGGTACGAGTGGAAAACCCGGAAGATGGAACGTGAAGGTGGAATCTCCACCGTCGGATTTGCGGTGCCCGAGTCGGTATTAACCATAACCGTAGGAGTGCACACCGTCGAAACCATAGACTGGCAGGCCTATAAAAGTATACCGGTAGCAGCCCCTGAAGGATGGTTCTCAATTGCAGAAAAGCTGGCGGAACTCAGAAGTCTCTTTCTTGCCATAGACATGGGACGTATCAGCAAAGAAGAGGCCCAAAGAGTGCTGGACAGCCTTCGGGCAAATCCTCAAGATGATCCCGGCTACCGTTCGATATGTCTCTATGGCTTTCTTAAGCTGGATGAACCGGATTCTGCCTGGGCTATACTCCAATATATGCAAAAAAAGGATGCGGGAACCCCTCAATACAGTAGTGCTCTTTCCTCCTTTGCCTACGAGCTATCCAGCGGGAAGGTAGATCTGTCCACCCAAAAGAAGGATAGGCTTAATCACTGGATAGACCAAGAGCTTTTAGAAAGCGGTTCCTTTTCCACATCCTTGCTCAGCTTTGCCGCTTCACGCTGGGGAAAGGACAGCACCCATCTATCCGCAGGAGAGCAGGGGAAGATACTTCAGAAGTTTATAGAAAACAACCCTTACGACCTTTACGTCAGGGATATGTTGGTCGGTTACTATCTCCGGGCGGGCGACACCGCCGCGGCGAAAGAGGAAATTGCTAAAACGCTCCAATTGAACTTAAGCAACGCCCCCCAGAAGGAAGGCGAATACTTTCACACTAAATCCAGTGATCGGATACTTTCCTCTCTGATGCTCGAGCAGGGCAGATTGCATGCCGCTCAGGGAGGGTTTGACGAGGCGTTGGCGGATTTCAGTTTTGTGATACTCCTGAAGGATGACAACGAGGGTGCGGCCTACTTTGAGCGTGCCAAGGTATGGCAGAGGCTTGAGCGTTATAGAAGGGCCGAGGGTTCGTTTGTCAAAGCACTCAAAGCAGGGTATGCTCATGCAGAACCGGCACTTAAAGGCATCTACCTTCTCAACCACGGCAAGGAAGGCTACGACGAGTACCTTACCGAGAAGTTGAAGCCCTCAGAGGATGAAGAACTAAGGATGACCAAGGATTTCGGTTTTGCCGATCTTGAGGGTAATCCGGGACGGTTCTTCGACTACCGCGGCAAGATCGTGGTCGTAAACTACTGGGGACTGGGCTGTGGGCCGTGCAAGAGGGAGATACCGTGGCTCAACGAGCTGGTTGAAGAGTATACAGGCACCGATGTCGAGTTCCTTGCCTTCTCCTTTGACAAAGCCGAGGCACAGAAGGACTACTTCAAAGACCATCCGTTCGAATATACCAACCTCATCCAGGATGGTCCAGGGATCTTCCAATCCATAGGCCTTGGTTCCTCTCCCCTGCCCTGGCATGCAGTCGTTGATCCCGAGGGTCGGGTCCGGTTTACACGCATCGGCGGCCGTGAGGACAACTCCGACATGAAGCTAATAATCGACCAGCTTCTGCGCGAACAATAAAACACCCCAAGGCGTCACTTCGTTACGCCTTGGGGACCCCGAGGAGGGATTTACACGGAAGGATGACCGAGTAAAGGATAGAAAGGCGGCCCGGAACTCCGGGCCGCCCTGTCAAAATGCCTCCTCGGAGAAAAACTAGGGCGAGTGCCTGGCCGGAAGCTCTTCCCAGGCTTTCTCGGTCTTCTCCTGGGCGCCCTGCGCCTTCCAGTAGAGGTTTATCCAGCGTACCCCACTAACGCGGCTCGTCTTGTCCCACAACTCACGTGTCTCCTCTATCTGCTTGCGTAGTCTCTTGACATCGTTCACGTAGGGTGATTTTCCGTCTTCGGAAGTAGTCTTCACGAACTCATCAAGCTCCGCCTCCATTACGTCAAGCTTCTTTGTGAAGTAGTTATTCACCGGATCGCGCATCTCGTTTACGGTTCGCTTAAGGCCTTGAATTGAAAGAATGGTAAAGACGTTTATGAACCCGGATACGATCAGAAGTCCAAAAAGCACCCATCCGATAATCGTTGTAGAGTCGGGTTGCCTTTGCTTGACCTCTTTTTGCCTCGTCCGAGCCATGCCTACATCTCGCCAAGTATAACGAACTCCACACGACGGTTGAGTTCGCGTCCCGACTCGCTGGTATTGGATGCGATGGGCATCGTCTCGCCATATCCGCGTGGAACCAGCCGACGCGGATCTATCTGATGGGTCATCACGAAGTAGTTGACCACCGAGGCCGCGCGAGCCTCTGAAAGCTTCTGGTTGTATGCATCGGAGCCGACGCTGTCGGTGTGTCCCTGAATCTCAACACGTATGGATGGATTCTCCTTGAGGATCTTGGCCGCCTCATCGAGCACCACATAGCTCTGAGGCTTGATCGTGGATTTGTTGAAATCGAAGTAGATGCCGCGAAGGGTGAAGGTCATACCTTTCTTGACCAGCTTGAACTCCTTCTCAGTAACCTCGTCCTCACTGATCACCAGAGGGGAAGGTTGTTCGATGTATCCTTCGGCTGAAACGATGATAGCGTAGGTTCCTGCAGGGATCTCCGCCTTGAACACGCCCGTAGTGGCATCCGCCTGGACCGGTGGGATATCGGTATCAGGAAAGCGTACCACACCGGCTAAGAGTTCCTCGGTCTTGCGGTCCTTGATCTGACCTATGAACTGTCCTACAACCTTGGTGGTCTTAAGCATAACATCCAGATTAGATGTGCGGTTGACGTCAATCTGAACCGTGTTGATTGCAGGCACGAACTCCGCTGCCGTAACCTCGACTGAGGCCACACCCGTGGGCACCGAGTCCAGACGGTAGAATCCGTTGGCGTCTGTTTTGACAGGTGGACGCTCAATCCCTTTGAGCGCAACCTGGGCATCCGAAAGCGGTCGGCCGGTCTTCGCGTCCTTGACCACCCCGGTAATCGAACCGTAGGTCTGCCTGGGCATAAGCAGTATATCCTGGGTGGTGGTCTCGTCCTCCTTGACCACCATGGGGATACTTGTCTCCCGGTAGCCTTCTGCCCGGGCTACAATGGTAATCACTCCCACAGGAACATTCTCAAACTGGAATACACCTGTAGCCGGATTGGTATTAACCTCAGGGATCTTAATGGAGGTATCGGCGAAGGATACCCGGGCGGCAATCGGTTGCTCCGTGACGGCGTCACGTACGGCACCGGCGATCACCCCCACGGGCACAGGTGCGGGACGAAGGAAGGGTGATACGAAGTTTATCCCTAAGATGCCCTGGAAGGTGGGGGCGTTACCGAAGGCGATGTCCAGACCCAGATCAAGCCCTACACCGAAGGGGAAGGTGAATTTGATCCCCGGAGTGACGCGAAGCGCGTTTTGGTTGAAGTCAAAGAGTGCGTCCAGTCCCTGTACCGTTGTCGCTTCTAGCGTGACCGCGTACGTCTTGGCAGGGAGCTCAAGCCCCACCCCCAGAGCAAGTGAATCCTCGACGTTGGTGCCGGTGCTGGTAAGGTATCCGACATTGAAAACCAGGTTAAAGGGAGCGGAGATCGAGACGTCTGCGAAATCAAAACCCAAAAGCAGGCCGCCGCCGTAGCCGAAGCCCGGATTTACCGTATCAGCAGGATCATGTAGAAGTTCGAACTCCTCACTGAGGGTATTAATAGAACCCAGACCCATGAGGCCAAACTTGAACACAGGAACGGCCAGAACACTTGCCTTAAGTCCGAAGCGGGTGTCGTAGAAACCTGCCCGGGTGTTGGTAAAACCAAAGTCCTCGGACCAACCCGCGTAGGTAGGCGAGACCCAGAACCCCATCCAGTCCAGAGGAGCGTAGGTCACCCCGCCGTGCAAGGCTAACTGGTACCAGGAGGTATCGCCAACCTCCTGATTCTGTATTGTGTTGTGCAGGGAAAGGGAAAGCATCCCATAGCCGTCTGTTTTTGTATCGATCACCCTGTAAAATCCCCGGCTCCCCCCTATCGCAGGGAACCCCGCGGCAATCCCAACCACTAAAAGCACCGCAACCAAACTACGTTTGAGCATGACGTCTCCTTATTTTTTTATACTCCATTTTAAGGAAAAGGGGCGCGGTGTCAAGAACTGTATCGCGTGATTGCTGTCGTGAAGGCATGGGGCTTCAAAGCAACTATATGGAAGGATGTTTACACCTCTACCCTATCCGTCACTGAGGGTTGGTATTGGCTCTCGATCTACGATGAAGGCTCGGTCCTGCTTGCTCAATCCGATTCCGTGTTTTGTGGAACCGATACTCTACCTCCTCTCCCTATAGCTGATTTTGGGGGAAGACCAACTGCGGGTCCTGCCCCTTTAGCAGCCTGGTTTTATGATCCGTCAATCAGAAACACGATGAACGAATGGGATTTAGGGGACGGATACAAAACTTCTGAATCCCCCGGGGGTGCCTTTCGTTATATTTACGAAACCGCTGGAATCTATACCGTTACCCTTATAGCTAGAAATGAGTACGGGGCCGATACGCAACCGGATATGCCACCATCCACCTTGACAAAGGGGTAATTTCTCGGTAAACTTTACTAAAGTCTAAGTCGAAAGGAGGCGATATGGGCAAAAAGATCGTGGTAGGGCTATTAGGCTTAGCCCTGGCACTTTTTGCCGAGTTCAATCGTTCTTCCGTATTGATAGATGTCCCGACCGCCTATGTGCTGCGGCACAAGGTGATTCAAGGGACGGCGGTTGGAGCGTTTGCTTTAAGCGCCTACGATTCTATACCCCCACCTTACGATTTCGATCTCTGTCTGGGCGCAGGGATAGGGAACTTCCTGGAGATATCCCTCTCAGCCTACAGCCTTGAAAACTACTCTCTGGGCTTCACCGCCCTCTTGCTGCGGGAGAAGAAGTACTCCCCATCTGTGGCGATAGGGGTCCATGAGATAACATGGGTGCCGTACATCGGCTCCTTTGGAGGAGGCAACGAACTTAGTGCGGATCCTGGCTCCGGTAACCGGAATCCCGAGGATAAAATCATCGACAAACCAGGATTTATCTACTGGGAACAGCAGGAGTGGTTCAGTGCATTCGCTGTGGTCTCAAAACAGTTCTGCAACTACTTCCGTATCCACGCAGGTCTTGGTCGAGGCCGCTACACGGGTTACGGACGCATCTCCCAGTACTTCAACACCGATATCTTCAACGAGAACGCGGTCTCCGAACTGGCGTTCGGGCTTTTTGGAGCAGTAGAGTTCAACTACCGTGATTGGTTTTCTGTAGCCGCAGAGTACGACGGAAGGGATGTGAACTTCGGCACCAAGGTGGGATTTAATCACTGGGAACTCTATCTTGCAGTAACACGTCTTGAGAACCTCATTGACACCACTACCAGCTACTCACCCCGGTTGGTTGCCGGGCTGAATCTCTACACCTCGCCTTACCATAAACTCCCCAAGGGAACGGAAATAGTAGGCAAGGCAGCCTACCCTGACGGTAATCCTGCGTCGGGTGCCGAGATCGAGGTCTTTAGCGATAACTACACCCAGGAGACCACCGCTAACGAAAGAGGCCTCTACAAGATGCGTGCGGTGCCCGCCGGCATGGTGACGCTCGTCGCATCCCAAGAAGGATACCGCAGCAAACCTAAGCTGCTGAAGGTTACCTTGGATTCTCCGACAAAGGCTGAGGACCTTGTTCTTAAGGACATCCGCAATAAAGGGACAATCCGCGGAACGGTAAAGGATGCGGAAGACGGCTCAGGCATCCTTGCAAACGTCTACGTAGTCGAAACGGGTGACGCGGTTCGTGCCGGTCCACGCGGCGGGAGCTACGAGATCGTGGGGCTTGAAGCGGGCAAGTACACCCTGCATGCACAAGCGCGAGGCTACTTCGATCACGAGATCACCTCCGAGGTAGGTGCCGGCTCCACTACTGAACTCGACATCAACATGAGCAAGAACTGGATCATCTTCCACTTCAGACCGGGCGAGAAGCTGATCGAGCCGCGCTATGTGCCCGTACTTGAGGACGTCGTGCGCTTCCTTAATGACCGACCGAAGATGGTCGTCGAGATACAGGGACACACAGACAGCGTAGGTGATGCCAAGGCCAACAGAGAACTCTCACGCAAACGTGCGGAAGCGGTACGAGACTACCTAATCAAGAGGGGCATCAGCAAGAGAAGACTGGTAGTCAAGGGCTATGGAGAGCTTGCACCGATAGGAGATAACCGCACGATCCTGGGACGTGACATGAACCGCCGCGTGGAGCTGAAGGTCTTAAGCGAATAGGGAGAAGCGTTATAGGAGTTTTTAATCCCCGCCCCTTGCGGGCCGTCGAGAACGGAGCCGAGCTGAACTCATGCTTCTCGATGGGAAAACAACAAAAAAATCTCAACCCTCTGTAGCTAGGAGGATGACCAATGAGTGAAGAGCTGAATCCCTTCAAGATAGCACAGGCTCAATTCGATGAAGCAGCCGAGGTTCTCGGACTTGAGCCAGCGATGCGCGAGATTCTTCGCTGGCCGCGCCGTGAGTACTCCTTCACCATCTCTGTGAAGATGGATGACGGAACCACCGAGGTCTTCCACGGCTACCGCGTTCAGTATAACGATGCCCGCGGTCCTACAAAGGGCGGCATTCGCTGGCATCCTGCCGAAACCATGGATACCGTGCGCGCCCTTGCCGCATGGATGACCTGGAAGACCGCGGTCGTTGACATTCCCTTGGGCGGTGGTAAGGGCGGTGTTACCTGCAATCCCAAGGAGTTCTCCGAGGGCGAGAAGGAGCGTCTGGCCCGCGGATGGATGCGTGTGATTGCCCGTGAGCTAGGCGAACATCGCGACTCCCCGGCTCCTGACGTCTACACCAACCCACAGATCATGGCGTGGATGATGGATGAGTTCGAGAGCATCGTGGGCCGCAATCATCCTGCGGTGATCACCGGCAAGCCCATCCCGATCGGCGGCTCCCAGGGACGCGGCGACGCTACCGCACGCGGCGGCATCTTCACACTCCGTGAAGCCTGCAAGATCCTTGGTGTTGATCCCAAGGGGACATACGCCATTCAGGGATTCGGCAATGCCGGTCAGTTCGCGGCGCTTCTGCATCCTGAGGTGCTTGGCGGCGGTAAGCTGGTTGCTGTTTCCGACTCCCGCGGCGGTATCTATGTAGAAGGCGGCATGGATCCCAAGGCCATCGTTAAGCACAAGCTTGAGACCGGGAAGGTAGGCGACTTCCCAGGATCCACCAAGATCACCAATGAGGAGCTTCTGGAGCTCGATGTGGATGTTCTCTATCCCGCCGCGCTGGAGAACGTGATAACCAAGGAGAACGCGCCGCGCATCAAGGCCAAGATCAGCTGCGAGCTGGCGAACGGACCTACCACTCCGGAAGCCGACGTTATCCTTCACGAAAAGGGTGTGCACGTGATCCCGGACTTTTTGGCCAACGCAGGCGGCGTGACCGTCTCCTACTTCGAGCAGGTTCAGGGCACCTACAACTACTACTGGCCACTGGAAGAGGTTCGCAAGCAGCTGGATGCCAAGATGACTGCGGCCTACCACGCGGTTTACAAGATGCATAAGGAGAAGAAGGTGCACATGCGTCTGGCCGCCTACCTGGTTTCTGTGGCGCGTGTGGCCGAGGCGGTCAAGCTCCGCGGCTGGGTATAACAAATCACCCCAACCGGTTACTTCGTAACCGGCCGGGGACCCCAAAAACTTATGCTCCTTTTTGCGTCTTAGGACGCAAAAAGATCGCAGAATTGAAAATGAAGGCCGACCTTAAGGTTGGCCTTACCTTTATTATCTCCGATCTTTTATCTTAGTGCACTACGTGTACTAAGATCACAAGTATGCGTAAAGTACAAAAGGAGCAGGTCAACACTTGACACCCAATCGGAAGTTGTGTATAGTCAGACAAAATAATCATAACTTAGAAGGAGATCGAAATGAGACCGAGTCAGTTGCATAGTAGAGGTAAAGGATTCCTAGGGGGCATAATCCTTCTCTTGTTGACTGTGCCCATCGCGATAGCTGGAGAAACTTCATCCTCTTACCCTGAGAAGAAAACGATTCCTGTTAAAGGAATTCTTAACTTCATCTCGCAGTATTGCACGAGTGCCGATAGTCTCCCGATCCTCGTTCAATTCTACGATAGCCTTAACCGGCCAGAGCCAGGAGTGTTATGCACCCTCACCATCGGATCGGAAAAGCTTGCGCGCACCTCCGACGACAACGGCGAGGTGCTTTTTTGGGTGCCCTCAGCGGAGATTTCCTCGGAGATTGAATGTGTGGCATATTCACGTCGCCCCATCGAACACAGTTATGAAGTAGAGGTTAGCCCTTTAGTAGATTGGTTGATATCGCAAGGTAAAGAAGTAGGCTTTGAAACCGGTGTAGGCCTCCCTGAATTAGCAGACGATGGGATCAGGGTGCTTTACCCGGAAGGACGCGAGGAAGAAGCTCACAAGATGATGGCTACTCTGAAGGAAGAAAAGAAGATCATCCAGAGTATCACCAAGATGAGACTAATGCCCCGGAAGATTATACTGACCGACAAACCTGAGATTGCAGTTTTTGTGGGAGGGGGTGGTTTGCCTTTAGCGTCCGGTTCTTTTATGAATATCTTAATCTATGAAGCTCTACCTCACGAGTGGGTGGAGGGTTCTCTCTCCAAGAACTATCAAATCTACGAGGACTCAACAAATCGCTGGATTGGTGACGGGTTGGCCAATTATATCGCTTTTGAGATTTGCAAACGATTCTACCTGCCCGCATTGCGTGACCTATACCGTCTTTCTCATGAGGATTCGGGCAAGGTTTACGATCTTCGAAGTTGGCTTAGAGCGGGTGTCGAAAAGCGAGCGTCTAAAGAAGGCCGGGAGCTACCCAAAGGTACAGGAACAACCTATGT is part of the candidate division TA06 bacterium B3_TA06 genome and harbors:
- a CDS encoding glutamate dehydrogenase, which translates into the protein MSEELNPFKIAQAQFDEAAEVLGLEPAMREILRWPRREYSFTISVKMDDGTTEVFHGYRVQYNDARGPTKGGIRWHPAETMDTVRALAAWMTWKTAVVDIPLGGGKGGVTCNPKEFSEGEKERLARGWMRVIARELGEHRDSPAPDVYTNPQIMAWMMDEFESIVGRNHPAVITGKPIPIGGSQGRGDATARGGIFTLREACKILGVDPKGTYAIQGFGNAGQFAALLHPEVLGGGKLVAVSDSRGGIYVEGGMDPKAIVKHKLETGKVGDFPGSTKITNEELLELDVDVLYPAALENVITKENAPRIKAKISCELANGPTTPEADVILHEKGVHVIPDFLANAGGVTVSYFEQVQGTYNYYWPLEEVRKQLDAKMTAAYHAVYKMHKEKKVHMRLAAYLVSVARVAEAVKLRGWV